TGACtcaccccctgcctcagtttcccctcccattcCTTGCCCGTGTTGATTTGGCGCTGTGAGGACCATTCCTTACCAGGTATCTGCGCAGTGCCaagcacagagctcaggcaggGTCTGGGCCTTGTGGGGATCCTGCTCTGGGTCTGTGCGGTGCCCGGCATGACAAGGGGGCGCCTACTGgaaaccagccccctccccagagccccgggAGACATTCCGGTAGCGGCCCAGGCAGGCCGTCCGGGACCGGCTTCAGTTTATAGCCACGGGTGCCATCAGGGGATGGGGAGTCCAGCCCGTCCTGGCCAGctttggggggagaagggggtcaTGTGGGGGGCCAGCACAATGGGAGCCAGGTCTCCCCAGTGCCCGCTGCACCCAAGGCCGGGCTGAGGCCCCAGACGTCCAGCGCCAGGAGTGACACtcgtggggggggggcggcctgTGCCTGGTGCGCCTTGAGGCTGCCCCGAGCCGGAGCCTGGGACTCCTGGAGGAGGggcgccagagctgcccacatgTTTCCCAGTGAGGGGCTAactcctctgctgctctgtgtgggGCGGGAGGGCACAGGGCACTGAGATGTGCCAGCTGCAGAGGTGCCCACTGAGGGGCCCTGCTACCacccatctctccgccagccctCCTGGGGCTCGTGCCTCAGCACCGCCGGGCCCAGCACGCACTCCCCACCACAAGGCTACATGGGAGTGAGGCCTGGCCGGCTTCCTGCAATTGGGATGTGGCAGGGGGGGCCTGAGGTGTTATTCAAGGTACCAAATGTCTGACTCAGGCTTCAGCATGGGCACGAgggcccagccacagctgggtCACTACAGACAATAAACCACATTGTCCCACCACACGATGAAACAGGCAGCacacggggaaactgaggcacgctcCCTAGTCATACAACATATGAAGGTGAAGCCCCACTTGGTCACACCAATGACCCTCtacctctaaccactagacccccaTGCCCCTCCCGGAGCCAGGCAGAGAACTGCCAAGTCTTGGcgcccagctctaaccactagaccataaGCCCCACAACCCATGGCTTTGTGAGGCATCTTATCCCACATTCACACTCAGTGCTGACTTTCAGGGCCCCCCCGCCCAACCCctggctggccaggggcctcGGCCCTGGGGTTTTATTCCTTACTCATGCTGCTTGGGTCCttcggggctggggcggggggggcgagggggggtCAGAGGAGCGGGGGAGGTCAGGCAAAGGGACtcatggcagaggtgggggggggggggccacgcaGGTGaccccccatggggctgggccGGTAGCAGGCCAGCCCAGGGTGGTGGGTGCTCACTGCCCCCTTGTGGCCATGCTTGAGTATAACGGTCCCCGCCATCACACCCCTCCCATTCCAAGCACAGCCCACTGCCCTGGTGCAGCCAAaggctgcagccccagtgggGTAGTCGTGGGGCTTCCAGTTCCGGAACACACAGGCTCctggatggacagacggacaccCACTTCTAAATGACACAGCGTGATGAGGCCCGGCCCCGCTTGGGAACCAGCCGGGGTCGTGGCATCGCTCCACCCCAgccgcagctgcagcagggcaaccGCAACCCCCGAGCGTGTCTGGGATGTGGGCGAGGGGTGCCCAGCaaggtcccaccccagagcctttgcgtccccccccgccccccaccatgaACCGGCAAGGGCATGGGCCAGCGGCCCTCTTCCTGAGCTAGTCCCCGACatccttcccagcccccaccccagctccgagCTCCGGGATCACGTGGCTCTGGAGAAGCGCTGCTCAGCTGGAAGGCTGTGAATTAAGGCAGGTGGCCTGGCCCCTGGCCCTGTGAGCTGcctcaggtgccgcccagctatTACCAGATCACCGCAGCcggcagcctctctctctctctctctctctctctctgtgtgtgtgtggtgcacctctgcacctgcctcagtgcacataaaatttattccaccccagaggGACAAACTTGATGGGAACCCTGGCGTTGAGCCGGATCAAAGGCTTAATGagctctgctggggtgggggctgaccTAGACAAACTGCCCACCCGCCAAGCTCTGAGGGGTTTGGCACCTGCAGCCCTTGGCGGAGACGAGTCAGGGTTTCTCTGCGTGCTGCAGGAGGCGCCCCAAGgtctggctgggctggactggGTTTCGCCACCAACAGCCTGTGCAGGAGCCCTTATTAACAGAGGGGAAACTCAGGCAGGCCACAAGGGGGTGCTGGGGCCCCCCATAGAGCCCCATCTGGCCCCACTGGACCCCCTCAGAGGGAGCTGCCAcccaagtggggagggaggaagttgCCTCGCCCCCAGGGGGTGGAGCCCACCtacccaacccccccccccactgtgtgGCCTTCCGATGCTTATGGTGATGGTGTTTCCGTGGCAACAGAGGAAAAGCCCCGCATCCGAGGCTGCGCGTTGGCACTGGGGACAGCGGGCAGGGGTTGGCACAGCCCAGGGACCCTTCCCctagggcagggcactggctggagcaggggtgggacacagggCCTGGTTTTTTTACCTGGGCCTGAGAGGGTCATTGGGGGACAGGGGCCCATCCTGGGGGTCTGGCTtaaggggcaccagcagggctgggggtgcagagctggactGAGGGGTGTTGGTTGTGCTGTTCGCTGATTTCTGCACACCCCCCCCCTTGCAGGCTCACACTCCTTCGGGGGCCCTGGCAGGCGGGGAGGGGGCCTGGGCGGGGGGGCGACTGACAACTCTCCAGGCTGCCAGTGTCTGTTACAATGGGATTTTTATTAAAGTCTCTCAGAAACACGTCACATTTggtctgacccccacccccccaccgcagacccaccccccacagcccggcTGGACACAGAACCACGCCTGGGACGGCTTTGGTGCCCATGACCAACTGGCGCGTCAATGCAGCCAggccgcccccagcccccgggaTGGAACCGAGTCTGGCTCCGGGGGGGAGGGTGAGACCCCTGCAGGGCTGAGTCCTGCCCAGCCAGTTTGGGCAATTCCTGTGGGTGGGGCTTAAGTAAGCCtcccgcgccccccccgccctgtggctGGACAGCGAGCTGCCCCCAAGGGGCTCACAGTTCCCCTTCCCCACTTCTCTGGGCAAAGACGTGGTTTCCAGGGGTGGCCAGGGACCCCCGAGAGAAGGGTCCTGCCTGGAGGGGTGGCCCAGGCCTTGGGCCACTGGGGGGGGGACGGGCACCAGAGGCAGAAGCAGCCACCCAGCAGTGCCCCCCCAAGGCCcttgccccctcacagcccctccagtccctcccccaccctcctgctcaATGCAGATGaaaactcccccagcccccccacccccagttcccttgtccccccccccccgacctttcGGCTGgtctcttccctctctcccttctgcGGTGAGCCCAGGTGAGGTTTGAAAGTAGCcgcccaccccctctgcccagtgcccctcagcctccagcccctctccctgtGTTATCCCCTcgcccctctgccctggctgcctggggctctgcttaCAGAGGGTGGTTCAGATCCCCCCACAGCACACACTGGCTGACATaacgccccccccacccaaccgCCGGCCCAGCCTGAAGAGAGgggaagcagcccccagccaggtggGGGGCTTTGGGGCTCTGAGTGGGGACCTAACTCTCTTCCTATCACTCCAAAACACCCCCTTATTTCCCTAGCAGCAGGATCGGGCCCCTCACAGGGTGGGAGAGTGGGAAAGCCGGGCCCAATCCTTTTACTCCCTCCCCCTCTACATCCCCCGAGTGCATCCGCAGGAGCCCTGAGGAACTGGTGTTAAAGGGACGGTGCTGGTTGTGGGGAGTGAGACGCACAGGggtgtcctgggcctgggggtccaacccccctcccctccccgtggGGCAATGTCTCCGTCAGACCTCGCTGGTGacggagcgggaggggatgagcACGTccggggtggtggggaagagacaCAGCTGGGGGTCGGGTGATCGCTGGGGCACAGCTCTGTGATCCTGGAGGGGAGAGACGGGGCAGAGCTTTAAACAAGGCCTCAAAGCCCTCGGAAAAGTGaggacctgccccacccccccatttgaGCTACTACCCTGGTCCCAGAGCAGAGCTCCCGTCTGCAAcagctgctggagcatgtgctgGTGGTGAGCAGCGCTGGTGGGTTGGTatcccctctgcagcctggctcGGGCAGCGCTAGTAGGTTGTTATCCCGCAGCCTGGCTCGGGCAGCGCTAGTAGGTTGTTGTCCCGCAGCTTGGCTCAGGCAGCGCTAGTAGGTTGTTATCCCTCAGCCTGGCTCGGGCAGCGCTAGTAGGTTGTTATCCCGCAGCCTGGCTCGGGCAGCGCTAGTGGGTTGTTATCCCACAGGCTGGCTCGAGCAGCTCTGGTCAAGTGTTCCACTGCCAAATCCCCCCCCATTTTACTCCCCCCGATTTCTCTTCTTTCATCCCCATCTCGTGTTTCAAGCCCCCAATCTCCCTTTTGTCCCAAAATTCGtttcccctccccaagccctccccccacccccccagcaatGGGCTGCACCtgcctgggggtgagggaggggtgcTCCCTTGGCAGGTCTCCAGCAAGGCGTGGGGGGGGCACTTACTCGTAGGGCCGAGCTGCCCCGGCTTGGCCCCCGGCGCGGAGGGAGCGTGCCAGCTGCCGCTCCAGGCCTCGGGTGAGCAGCGTGGAGAAATCCTGCTCCTCTGGGGGGTCCCGGACCCGCTGGGCCCCCCAGGGAGAGCCGCACAGTGGGGGAGAAATGACAGAGATGGAAACAACATTAGGCCTtggatcccagctccccctggggctgctggggtgttgcctggggggggccctcaggGCTCGCAGCTCAGAGCAGGACTGGGGTTCCTAGGGGGAGAAAGGGGTGTGGGGCTCAGACCGGGAAGGGCAGCCTGAGTGTGGGGAGCGTGTTGGGGGGCATCAGGCTctctgctcccccacacccccagcactggcccctgctccccccatgtCCTGGACAGACCCCCCACGCTAAGTTCGGCACTGTCCCCCAAGCCTAGAGCCCGCAGCCTGAGGGTGCTGGGGTCAGGCGCCGGGGgaaaccccctgctccccccaggggAGACTCCCGGCCaccctgggggggcaggtggggaggggagcaggggatggaATTTCCAGCCTCACATGCCGGCACCCAGGGGTTCAGGCCATACTCCTGCCCCCTGGAACCTGCCCCCCAAATCTCCCACTGCCGCCCACCAGTGCCAAGTGTAAGGTGGAGGgttctggggggggggtgcccaggccacagcaacccctcccccacacctgagTGCCCCTGACTCCCGACCcgctgcccccaaccctgctccctgagttttcctggtgctccagcagctgACCCTATGGCTGAGCAGAGGCCTCGGGCCCAGAGGATGGAGCAATTGCccagctgggccgggctgggctgggcagggccggctcgtagctccccagagctgggcgcatctctgGCTGGCAGACTCTGCCCCTTACCTGGGCGACGCTGAACTTCTCCAGGGGGCTCTCCACGCAGGGCAGCCCCACACCGGGCACGCTGGCCAGGCTCTTGGGTGGCGCCGGCGGCTGGGCCATGGGACTCTTGCTCTGGAATTTATTGACCACGCAGGTGACCTGGGACGGGGATGCAACGTGAGGGAGGGGCCGGCCCTCCATGACCCCCGCTCCGCCCCCTGCAGAATtgcaccccctgctgctgggggctggccgTGCttgtgggggcagcccccaggaggggctgggaggcctCTCGGGTGGGGAGCCTATGGTGCGGGAAGGGTCCTGGGACAGgtgcttggggaaggggagggtggggagtgaaGGGGGGGGGGGTCTCACCAGGAAGGTGGCGATGGCGGCCCCGGTCAGGAACCCGGCCAGCACGTCAGCCCAGTGGTTTCGGTGCTCGGCCACTCGCACGACCCCCACGAGGGCGGCCggggcagccagtgccaggcagagCGAGGGCttggccagccgggagccccgaaCCTCCAGCACCAGTGTCACGTACATCTGGGGGAGAGACAcatgggagggaggcccaggAGTCGGgagtggcccctgccccacagccccttcccctgccccatggcactcCAGGggctctgccttccctcccccaccccacagcccctccccctgccccacagccccttcccctgccccatggcactcCAGGggctctgccttccctcccccgccccacagcccctccccctgccccatggcactcCAGGggctctgccttccctcccccaccccacagcccctccccctgccccacagccccttcccctgccccatggcactcCAGGggctctgccttccctcccctgccccacagcctctcctcccgCCTCACAGtgccccagggcctctgcctttcctccccctgccccacagcccctctcccgccccacagcgccccagggcctctgccttccctcccccgccccacagcccctctgtgcATACGGCGGTGTAGACCACGGCGTAGGCGCTGAGCGCGGTGTCCTTGGAGGGGAAGGCTTTGCGGGCGGCGGCGACCAGGGTGGGGTTCCCAGCGCAGGCCCCCTGGTCGGTGATGTAGTGGGGGCcgggcagctggcagcccagcgCTGTGTAGTTGGGGCGGCAGACGGACAGGAAGTGGGGGGTCTGGTTGCCCGTGATGACCTGCCCAGCGTTGGCGAAGATGGTGGTGGTGAACAGGCCGAAGGAATAGACACCTGCGGGGGGGAGTGattagtgggggaggggctccggccggggggaggggctgtggggtggagggatgggatggggaggatgtggggcggggggaggggctgtggggtggggtgagggctgtgggtcagggtgaGGGTCTGCGGGGCGGGGTGAGGAGATGGGGGGGATGTGGGTcggggtgaggggctgtgggtcagggtgacgggcaccagcagggctggggggaggggctgcggggcagggggaggggctgtggggaggggggaggggcagcggccgggagggaggggctgtggggcagagggagggcccCACTCACCCAGGAAGCGAACGATGCGCCGCAGCAGGGGGGCGAAGTAGCAGCAGCCCCCGGAGATGATGGTTTTCCCCTCTCGGCCCCGCGACCGGCAGAAAAACGCCGACAATTCCCCGACCAGGAtctgcggggggggtggggggggccccgGTTAGAGGCTCcatcagaccccaccccccaggccctggcccccagcGGCAGGGGCTCCTCCCACCCGCCGGGGACTGGAGCCCATCAGTGCagttgtggggctgctggagcttaGGCTCTGCCCCAGTCTGGGCGtccgtggggggggggtgctccggCCGTGACCCCACCTCAGGGCCTGGCCCCGGGCGCTCCCACCTCAGAGCCTTGAAGGGGTGTCAGCACAGCTCCCAGTCAGCACCTGGATGCAGGGTCAGGCTCCCTCGTGCCCCCCATTAGTTCTCTTccttcccagtcccctgcctcacccCCGGGGGCGCCCAGCCACCCCCGGGACCCCAGGCTGCATTGCAATGAGGCCCCTCTACTCCAGGGGTCAGGGAGCCACTGCGGTGGGGGAGACGAGGCGGCTTCATCCGTGCAGGGGTAAACTGGGGATCCCCGACCCCCCTTCACTCCTGGATCTGTCccccaacagagcagccagagctTGGCCaactggaggagctggagcccagaggcaggggcgtggggggagggagggtgtgggctCCGTGCCCCAGGGGCGTCCCAGAAGACAACGGCCTTGTCAAGGGCCTGACAGTTGGCACCTAGCGCCCACCGCCATGGCTGGCTCCCCCCATCCCAGGCCGAGAGAGAGCCCAGTGGATTGGAACTCAGGGCTGCCCAAGGCGGACCGGGGGTGTGAATCTGCCCCAGGGGTCTGATGCCAGCAGCTTGGCCTAGGGTCTCCTGGGTtgtggggcaaggggcagggcgGACAGAgagcccccagcagggcccagcttgTAAAGGAGGTGACAGGAAGAGATAGGGGCCCCCCCAGACCTGGCGGCAATTCCCacagggggagcaaagggggtGAGGGAGGCccggaagggaggggcagagggcaaaGACAGAGGATGGGCAAACGGGGTTGTGGGGGGGTTGAGGATGTGATGCAGTGGGGGGGCgtgtggggggctcctgctgagggtaaccgagcggaccaggtgacacctctgggctgcagacaaagtgggaggtggagcctgaggggttcgaattggaactgggagttgggaagtagttagtctgggctgggagagggagacaaaggAAGGGACAAGGTCcggggcctcccctccccaacatggattaGACTGgatgtctctgccggctgcactgactcctctgtaccacgCTGCCCCGTTGggtaataaacccgctgttctcctgccgagtgagagtcactcctgcctgcggacggggtggaGGGTCGGGGGACCCTGAAGCCCATTATAGATGGGCACCGGCAAAGCTGGGGGGgtagggccgggctggcaggggctgtgggtcgggagtgagggggcaccggcagagctggggggtagagccgggctggcaggggctgtgggtcgggagtgaggggcaccggcacaGCTGTGGGGgtagggccaggctggcaggggctgtgggtcgggagtgaggggcaccggcagagctgggggggtagggccgggctggcaggggctgtgggtcgggggtgaggggcaccggcagagctgggggggtagagccgggctggcaggggctgtgggtcgggagtgaggggcaccggcagagctgggggggtagagccgggctggcaggggctgtgggtcgggagtgaggggcaccggcagagctggggggggtagggccgggctggcaggggctgtgggtcgggagtgaggggcaccggcagagctgggggggtagggccgggctggcaggggctgtgggtcgggagtgaggggcaccggcagagctgggggggtagggccgggctggcaggggctgtgggtcgggagtgaggggcaccggcagagctgggggggtagggccgggctggcaggggctgtgggtcgggagtgaggggcaccggcagagctgggggggtagggccgggctggcaggggctgtgggtcgggggtgaggggcaccggcagagctggggggggtagagccgggctggcaggggctgtgggtcgggggtgaggggcaccggcagagctgggggggtagagccgggctggcaggggctgtgggtcgggggtgaggggcaccggcagagctgggggggtagggccgggctggcaggggctgtgggtcgggagtgagggggcaccggcagagctgggggggtagggccgggctgacaggggctgtgggttgggagtgaggggcaccggcagagctggggggtagggccgggctggcaggggctgtgggttgggggtgaggggcaccggcagagctgggggggtagggccgggctggcaggggctgtgggtcgggggtgaggggcaccggcagagctgggggggtagggccgggctggcaggggctgtgggttgggagtgaggggcaccggcagagctggggggtagggccgggctggcaggggctgtgggttgggggtgaggggcaccggcagagctgggggggtagggccgggctggcaggggctgtgggtcgggggtgaggggcaccggcagagctgggggggctgagTCCCCTCCCAGCGCCGTCCCAGTTGACTCCTGTCCCAAGGAACCACCTGTGCTCTGGGTGGGCCCCCACTGTcgatgtccagtgctgggggggcaTGGCCACACATGGAACCAGTCACACTGATGCTGacagctgggcagtggggagcagggtggggggaccagcccccagctgctgtcTGCTCCCCTTGCAGTGActccctgttcccctccccctctgaacccccagcccccctccctctgAGTCCCTGGCCCCATtccactccccagcccccaaaagctcagccctcccacaccctcagaacctcctcagcctccccagccccacaaatccccagccctcccctccatgCAGacaccctccaggcctggctccaggACCCCGATGTcccagcaggggctgagggcccCAGAGGAGGATCTGAGGCCCCCAGCGGCTGGGAGGCTCCCACAGATCCCACATGGGGCTGGCACTTGGCTGCCGCGGCAGAAGGAGGCACATTGCCCCAAAGCCCTGGGTCTGGCACAGGTGTGCAGGGTCAAAGGACAAAGGTCA
This sequence is a window from Carettochelys insculpta isolate YL-2023 chromosome 29, ASM3395843v1, whole genome shotgun sequence. Protein-coding genes within it:
- the PLPPR2 gene encoding LOW QUALITY PROTEIN: phospholipid phosphatase-related protein type 2 (The sequence of the model RefSeq protein was modified relative to this genomic sequence to represent the inferred CDS: inserted 1 base in 1 codon), producing the protein MAGGKQELKKSVSIIPCFVFVELVIMAGTVVLAYHFEYTDTFPVHIQGFFCYDSTYAKPYPGPEDTSRAPPVLVYSLVTAVPTVMILVGELSAFFCRSRGREGKTIISGGCCYFAPLLRRIVRFLGVYSFGLFTTTIFANAGQVITGNQTPHFLSVCRPNYTALGCQLPGPHYITDQGACAGNPTLVAAARKAFPSKDTALSAYAVVYTAMYVTLVLEVRGSRLAKPSLCLALAAPAALVGVVRVAEHRNHWADVLAGFLTGAAIATFLVTCVVNKFQSKSPMAQPPAPPKSLASVPGVGLPCVESPLEKFSVAQRVRDPPEEQDFSTLLTRGLERQLARSLRAGGQAGAARPYEITELCXQRSPDPQLCLFPTTPDVLIPSRSVTSEV